Sequence from the Rutidosis leptorrhynchoides isolate AG116_Rl617_1_P2 chromosome 3, CSIRO_AGI_Rlap_v1, whole genome shotgun sequence genome:
GAATCTAAAGTATCAgatttaaaggcggcgcaagagaAGAGAGAAAGCGGATGAAGGCCGTACGTTGTTGAACAACTGAATCGTGTGCTGGGTGGCTAGTAATCATTCTTATTATGATGgtgaaggattttcttgtgcccgagagacataataaattaatgtggcttacatgttgtgatccaagtcgggtcatacccaataacaagctatcaacactttatgtatttgttttgacaatcggatcattaaagcaaatacacgacacttgaattttagaaattggttttctaaaataaatgctagatataattatttggataattataagttactacatgttgtatattatttatataggttataaataatataaagtgtatgtaacatatgtgtgttgcattttattttataaaaggcttataaaataaaatacttacaactaaatgcatgtatgttttataaatatgtaataaaatataaaataaatggaaggggtggggggccatttttgaaggctcctaggtgccaaccacccttccttgattactccatataattatgactaatacacatgcattggtgcaacttttaacacactctttgactctagcattttgaaaataatacttgcaatttcctctccttcttggttgatttttgcaagtaattaagtgtctaaaatcctaaccaagtcttgggtgttgattattgcttgtgggtatcaaagatttgaggcttcaagttagaagttttcttcatctacatcatcttcttcatcctagttcttcacctccattttggagtaggtataaacatctaactagctctatttacatttaagtgtattttcaagactagatctttaatggatttcaaatttaaaagggttaaactttacatgcataaacttgaaattgcttccgctttatatatacatatacacacgaatttatatgtaacaaaatgggtttgtgactttgtttatgtattaaaatccatcaatggtatctagagccaaagtcttgttaatatgcttcttgtttttggctagtaaactcactttctttacaatctaccaacatgcatgaaagtagaatgtaaaaatattgagttttggtgggtgtatggtgatggccgaaatatttggtcccaaaaatgggtttgggatttcaagttttggccatgtttgatgttatgttgttgttcacaatcgagcctaggccatgtgtttgtttggttgattgatttggtgattattcatgggtgtaatattcattcatatggcttgtaattattttgtaattttggtttgtaaaagttgtaattaatcttgtattttgtatgtaatttgttctattttggtttgtaaaatagaataggttgttatttcattttctagaaaaattgtattaggatatgattttgtaaaatgaaagtgaagattcatgaagaagattacaagatgaagttttgaagattacaagattaagtgggagattttggtaaaatctcttactttggtttaaccccttaggtgacatttgtttattggctaaacaaatgtctaccaaaatggctcttgattgtgaacactttgctatgcatgtttgtgtatgtttgtatgtttggttgctacaagatcatcacatgattacacttgcataatacattataaaatggttataataaaacataacaaaatgacactaataattggttattagacttgaataaaatggtttatttaaaaaggtaatgaaatggttaaaactagtaattggttactaaaaggcacatgaaaatgggtttttcataaacatactacacaccaaatgcatgttggtgtatagcactttgttttctaaactagaatgtagaaaacctaaaatccctttactaatacaagataaacaagttaaacgccatccttttgtggaaacacttagacatattaggaatctcatgatgggataaaggtcacctaaccgtcatgagtgaactaatatgaataaagtacactttgcatgcttgtgggataaaggtcacctaaccacttgtatgttaagtctacatgtctacacaagtaggacgacttgatttgggaatcatgaacttagggtcaccgaagcatgaggaacaaataggcgttgatgggattaatatgccatgcaaaaggattgcatgatcccataacttagaagttgcaaaaggattgcaattgtcattatgactacctagctaaatcaaatgacgggataaaggtcacctaaccgaaatttgatttaccgttggattctaatatttaataaaacaaattaaaagggtattgtttattaaatccaaatcgatacttaaaagaactttgttgaattttgtagatggccgctaataacaacaacaacatgaacaacgcaccacttaactttaacaacctatcgttacggtctctcctcgagaaagacaaactcaaccatacaaattttatggattggttccgcaatcttcggattgtcctcaaacaagaggataaaatgtatgtgcttgaggaccccattcccgaccaaccggatgagagtgatgtggaggcaatggcctcttacgataagtattgccacgactcccttcaagtctcatgcttaatgcttgggactatgatacccgaactccaaaaggatttcgagcatcatagcgcttacgacatgataacacaattgaaggagatgtttctccaacaagcacgtgttgagcgtttcgaaacggttcgggcgcttcatgcttgtcgtatggacgaatcccaatcggtttcatcttatgtacttaagatgaaaagccttatcgatcgtgctaaccgtctcaaccttaacatatctaatgagttagccaccgatcttatccttaactccctatcaaagaggtttgatcaatttgtaattaattacaacatgaatgggatggataagagcataggtgagcttcatggtatgcttaggacggcggaaacaagcatgggtaaaagagctttacccgtgttagcaatcgatcaaggtgggtctaaaggtaacacctctaagccaaaggtggctaagagaaaaggacccgtccatcaaggcaaagggaaggggaagatggttaccccaaccatcaacaaggccaagaagcaaaaggtagccgagaaggcaaaccccaaggaagacccatgtttcggttgcggtgagatgggtcattggaaacgaaactgtccggtctatcttaaagagttgaaggacaagagggatgcagggcaaacctcaggtaatatatatatggtatatatagagcttagtattacttcttctaatacatgggtattagacacgggatgtggaactcatatttgcaattctttgcaggggttcaaaagaagtgatcataaagcgggaacatcaagtctctatatgggcaatggtgcaaaggtgcatgttaaagctcaaggagaatttgttttgaagcttccaagtggattggagcttattttagaaaatgttttgtatgcaccggatttatgtcgaaacattatttctatttctcgcttaagacaatgtggtttcaatgttaattttattgataatgatatccatttttctaaagatgatatattctatttcaaggctacgccttcaaatggaatttatgaattggttcatgatgatgcatcatctaatagctcaatataccatactagcaccaagaaactcaaaagggatttgagtgattcctatttatggtattgtcgccttggacatataaacaagaaccgaatgcatacacttcaaaggaatggacttttgaaatcaaatgaaatggattcgtttgatgtatgtgaatcttgtttacaaggcaagatgactaaagcacctttcaaaggcactcatgaaagggctaaagatttattgggtttaatacattcggatgtatgtggaccctttaaacccataactaggaatggtgaaagatactttgttactttcattgatgactttagtcgtttcggatatgtctatttactaagacacaaggacgaaacgtttaaagcattcaaagaatatcaaaacgaagtacaaaatcaactcaataggacaatcaaggtacttcgtaccgatagaggaggtgaatacctaagcgatgccttccaagatcatcttaggagttgtgggatcatctcacaacttactccacccggaacaccccaacttaatggagtatccgaaaggaggaaccgaaccctaatggatatggttcgatctatgatggctagaagctcgttacctctatcattttggggttattgtctaagctccgcggctcgtattttaaatatggccccaaccaagaaagtggaacgaactcctcatgagatgtggtttggaaaacctccttctctttcatacttgaaagtatggggatgtgaagcttatcctaagcgttatgtagcaaataagctacatgctcgatccacaaagtgtatcttcataggatatcccaaagatgacatgggatattacttctatgatccatccgagcaaacggtatttgtagctcggaaagcggaattccttgaaaccaagttccttatggaaggtgatggtgaaagaaaaatagatcttgtagaggtacaagatcaagccgatgatacacaattggttgacactagcactcaacatgaggatgctgaaaatgatcaagtggatgatcaaggtacacaagacgttcgaagatctagtaggattagtaatcctcccgagagatatgggtttctcgtggatggttgctatacggttgatttggatgaaccgacaaactacaaagatgctttatcaaggatagataaagataaatggcaggaagccatgaacgccgagatgcaatccatgtatgaaaaccaagtttgggaacttgttgagcaacctcctagctctaagctagttgattgcaagtggattttcaagatgaaaaccgacatacatggaaacttggatacatacaaagctagacttgtagcaaagggtttcactcaaactcaaggggttgactatgatgagaccttctcgcctgtggcaatgctaaagtctattaggatattatttgccatcgctgctcattatgattacgaaatttggcaaatggatgtcaaaaccgctttcctaaatggatatcttgaggaagatgtctatatggcacagcccgaaggttttgtcgatccgaaaaattctaaaaaagtatgcaagttaaagaaatcaatctatgggttgaaacaagcatcgagaatgtggaatcatcgttttaatgaagaggcaaagaaatttggctttattaaaaatggtgatgaagcttgtgtatacaagaaggctagtgggagctccataatgttccttgtgctatatgtggatgacgtattattatttgggaatgatataaccacaatgcaagaggtcaaaacttggttaaaaagttgcttctccattaaggatcttggagaagcacaatatatattggggattggaatctataggaatagatccaagagattgataggcttaagtcaaagtacatacattgataaggtcttgaaaaggttcaagatggaaaactctaagaaaggtttggtacctattcaaagaggaaccgttctcagttcatctcagtgtcctaccacgaaagatgaacaagagagaatgaagaaagtcccatacgcatctgctattgggtctatcatgtatgcaatgatatgtactagaccggatgtgtcatgcgctctaagcttgacaagtagataccagaataacccaggaaatagtcattggactgcggttaaatgtatattgaaataccttagaaggactaaggatatgtttctaatatatgggtctggtgaggaggaactcgttgtaaaaggttacgtggacgcgagtttccaaactgatcgagatgactctcggtcacaatccggttatgtattcatgttaaatggtggtgcggtctcttggaagagtgcgaaacaggaagttgttgcgttatccactacagagtcggagtacattgccgcctcattggcagctcaggaagctgcatggatgaagaaattcatcgacgacttaggagtggtcccttccattcaggaccctcttgagatcttttgtgacaacgagggtgcgattgctcaaatcaaggaacctcgtgctcatcaaaagactcgtcacattgagcggagattcaactacattagggatgaggttgaaaagggaaagatatgtattcacaaagttcacacagatcaaaatgttgcggatccactcacgaagcttttacatgggccaaaacatgagggacatgtttgtacattagggcttcgacattctagtgattggaattgatctactttatgtattgtaacggaacgaattagttcaaactcattaatataattatggtattaatttaaattatgagtcatgttccaatttagcatattttatccatgaataaattattattctaaattccgtagttgatcacatttgtgggaacaagtgtgaggtctagactattatgaacttggattggttaacattcaaatggtgaatgtagggcacggttgcaaccaaggttcatagatatttgtgggacacaaatattggaagacccgctctcaagattactatatggaacctttgtggttgatcacatgtaatcttgagtaaaggagaatatcattatatcctctgacctgagacacatattgggttcagatattcaccgaatattgtgccttgattctttccttcgctattctgaaacatggtagtacataagggaggtttcaggtatggtacgaagtgtaatgtctaggacgtatgtagtcaagatggaatttgtccctcttattcgttgagagtcagatgtctaaggcctgacaaagttaaatctataagagagtgatcattctatgtctcttggatttaacatgacatctagggcaaaaggatatattgaaagattcacctaaatcatattcgaaatggaaactcgaaagggatgatgttattgaatgacactaagtcataacatgttgggggtgatggacggtcgttaggtggtatctgtcacttgcattaattccttatgtttctcgtgcaagtgggagattgaaggattttcttgtgcccgagagacataataaattaatgtggcttacatgttgtgatccaagtcgggtcatacccaataacaagctatcaacactttatgtatttgttttgacaatcggatcattaaagcaaatacacgacacttgaattttagaaattggttttctaaaataaatgctagatataattatttggataattataagttactacatgttgtatattatttatataggttataaataatataaagtgtatgtaacatatgtgtgttgcattttattttataaaaggcttataaaataaaatacttacaactaaatgcatgtatgttttataaatatgtaataaaatataaaataaatggaaggggtggggggccatttttgaaggctcctaggtgccaaccacccttccttgattactccatataattatgactaatacacatgcattggtgcaacttttaacacactctttgactctagcattttgaaaataatacttgcaatttcctctccttcttggttgatttttgcaagtaattaagtgtctaaaatcctaaccaagtcttgggtgttgattattgcttgtgggtatcaaagatttgaggcttcaagttagaagttttcttcatctacatcatcttcttcatcctagttcttcacctccattttggagtaggtataaacatctaactagctctatttacatttaagtgtattttcaagactagatctttaatggatttcaaatttaaaagggttaaactttacatgcataaacttgaaattgcttccgctttatatatacatatacacacgaatttatatgtaacaaaatgggtttgtgactttgtttatgtattaaAATCCATCAGATGGCACGTTCCATTTCACTACATGTAGTAATTGATTTATTGACTATTTAGACATTATAATACTTGGATAATGTAATAACAGGAATTGCAGTGCTGAAAATTTGTAAAAGCATGAGAAGTTAGATTCAAATATAACCCTCCCATAACCTTAATTCAGTGCCGCGATATGAAGAAAATAGTATGTTGCATGGAGTTTGATTCGGAATCTATATCTACTTGACAGAAAATATGTGATAAAAAACAAGAATGATTAACTGTTAAAAATACACGATTAAGAATCTTCAATGTCAGATTCTGACTCTGTATCCGATTGCAACACCGTGTGTACTCTTCTGTTTGTGTTGGCTTCCAATGGGGGCAGTCCATCATCTTCACTAGAATCCAACTCCTCATTGTCCTCTGCAGTTGAAGGGTTTTCCTCAGAGTTCACATTAGAACTCTCTACTGTAACCGATCTAAAGATTTCTGGCCTGCATTCATCGGCAGAATTACGGTTAAGTCCCTTTTAGAAATGTTTTGAAAAATGGAGTAATCAAAGAAGACAAAAGAATAAATCAACTTGCAGATAAAGCATGTCCTTTAAAAATATGGGCATTAAGGTTCTAGTCAACAATTTTACGACAAATCAATGATTTTGAAACCTGCCCCTTCCTCTTTGTGAtccaacccaaaaaaaaaaaaaaaaaaaaaaaaaacttggaaTTTTAATGTAGAAACTAACCATTCCGGAGACTTTTGTAACACTTTAACTTGATCATGAAAAAGAACTTGAAGAACAACACACGCCACTTTACTTCCAGACTCAACAGCCTCCTCCCTCCCACTATCATCGACTACAACAAAACTACCTGCAACGTCGTACACTAACTTATATCCCTTTATACTGCAGAGTGCAGACTATGTATACATACACATCCTATATACTGTAAATAAACTATTAAGTAGACAACTCAAACCTCGTTTAATCCACATGCTTTTTTGAAATTTAGCTGGGAAAATTGCCAATACTTTGTCTCCTTTAGCATCGATTACCTATATTCAAATTATCAAACGATATTAACTAATTTTAAGTGATGAATATATGATGAACACACATGATTATACCTCGATTTGATTGTTTCCTCGTAGAGAAACAACTTGCATAATGCTTTGACCTTGTTGAAGATTTAAAGTCTCATCATTAACTGCTCTTTTCAAATTCTTTCTTCCACATTTCATAGCCATTATCACTTCAATTCCTCTAATTAGTATATGTAGCTCAGTGTACACTTTCAATGAGCCCCACTGCTTCTAAACGATACTTGCCTGTATAATCAGTGACACTGCAGCACAAAAGCTTGGTTAATTGTCCTCAATTTAGTAGATTAGTAAAATCGGTATTATACCATTAGCTCAAGATGTACGGTGCGTATCATTTCTTCCATTTCACAGctaaatataaattaaatgaaaAAAGTTTacataacagaaattcatattagatTAATACTTCAATAATCCCCGAATTCACAATATTATACTCTCTACTGCACAAAGACACATTCGTTTCGCTAACTGCTCATAAAACCCCTAATTTTTCTGACCTAAGCTTTGAGTATAATGAAAGTTTAAAAAACAGTAATTTATTTGAATTAGTAATTAACTAAGCAAATAATAGAAACTTGAAAATCCTAAATTATTTTTCGAAACTCACCTGTTAATCTAGAAGATTTTGTTGAGCGATGGTGAACGGCGGTTAATGGTACTGGAGTGGCGGAAAGGGAAAATCAAAACTTATGTTAAACCAGTCTTCTTCATCTGTAATTGGATTTGGGACCATATTAATTGATGGGCTGACTTTTCTATGAGCCCAATGATGAACATTATTAACTTTTTAGACCACTTGTATTGGTTGAAGTCATTTCTTGTAGTGTCACTTACCTTTTTGTACTTTTTGAATGAATGAGACGTGTTTCTTTTTTGAGTGAAATAATGGTGGTGTTTCTTTTTTGTGTTACTTTGAGTGGGATGCTGATgtggcattttatttttttttattttttatttatttgtatttatattatatttttattattatgattatatttatatttatattttaaaaatatttttaaattaTAACGGCTATAATATTTAACtcgtttttttttacaaaaaaaaaaacgaCTAGTTTTTACCCCTATATATATAACCACTTTTTTCAAATCAATAACACACACTTCATCTCTTCAAAATTTCTCAAATCATAAAACATACACTTCGAAATGAGTCCGTTGAATGTTTGCGTTAAAGTTCATTACGGAAGGCCCTTTCTGATCACCTCTTGTGTATTGTCCTTGCCAAGCAACAGGACAATTCTTCCACTCTCAATGCATACAATCGATACTACCTAACATACCCTGTAAACCATATTTTTGTGCATGAAAATTAGAAACTCTAGCAATATCTTCGGTAGTAGGTTTTCGCAAATACTGTCTAGCAAACAAATGAAATACGCATTGACAAAAATTTTCAAGACACAACGCAACCGTTTTCTCCCTAATTTTTATATATTCATCAAAAAAATCAAGAGTTGTTCCATACGTCATTTGACGTATGGCCGATGTGCACTTTTGGAGAATTGTCAAACTTTGACGGCCCGTTGCATCGGGCCGTTCccgaaaataaataaaatagtcAGGAATAACGACACTATTAAAGTTAGATATACCTTCAACAATTCGAAGAAATAACTCACGACTCATTCGAAAACGTCATTTAAAATATTTGCCGGGAAACACCGGTGACTTCGCAAAATAATCATTGTATAACCTTATAGCCGCATCTTCTCGATCCCTAGCAATATAAATCCGGGATCGAGGGACTCGAGAACTACTTGCCTCTCCATCGACTTCTTCTTGTTATACTATTAACAAAACTAACAATCTTTTCGTCATCCGAATCATCCACAAGAAACTCTAACATTTTGAAAGTTTTATCCATTTGGAACAAATTAAAATTGTATATTGTATGTATTTTGATAAGAAAATAAGAAGGAAATGAAAGAGTGTGTGTTAAAAtgtaaaatacatatacatatatatagaaaaAGAAAAGTGAAAAAATcaaacaaattttttattttttttttatgtagcaaCGGTCATAAAGAAAACAGCCAACCAAAGGATGCCACGTGTAAGTGATATCCGTCTCCTTCCCCGTTTCTTCGCGACTGACGCCGGCGAAACGCCGCAAACTGACGCCGCGATACGCCATTAAAGGCGTCTCTTTGCTGCCGCGCAGGCAAGGTGACGGCGTCACCTTATTCCGATACAAGTAGCCTTAGTGatctaataagatgcatataaaccACACACACCCATACGTGAACTGTTTTCGGTGTGGAGTTTGAGCCGGATCAAAATTTTAGTTAAGTTTAATGTAATCCTTTCCGTCCCAAAAAATATCCacatttttatttgatttttttcTGAACATAGCCCTTAAGACTAATGATAAGGGCTAAGCTTATGCTTAAGGATTTAAGACATGCATTAtttttttgtaaatatttaaaaatcaTATCGAATAACTACTCCATTACTCTTAGTCAAGGACGGAGCATATAAGGGGCAGAGGAGGGCCCTAGCCACCTCACAAAATGTTGTCCTTAGGGATGGCACCCGTGGGCAACGGGCACGGATACTTAATATCCGCAACCCGCTCGCCAGGATTTTTTCCTTACTCAAGGGTACCCATTTACCCGCCAACTGGTAAAATTTTCTACCCGTACTCGCGACCCGCGGGTTCATAAGATGTGCACTTTAACCAATTTTTAATTGCGCATACACACTATCAGTGGGTAAACCCGTGAATaattataaaatacattaaaaaaatGAAATcgtatattatataaatatgtatatgtatgtgggtaaacgggtatacccgcgGGTAGCTCAAACGGGCATTACGGTTTGACGGGTCGAATTTTACCCACGATGGGTATCTCGGGTATGAGATACCCGCTATGCGCTCGCGACCTAACGGGTACAAAATTTTACCCACCCCGTGCCCGCGGGTAcaactatttatatatatctgcCCATCACAGGTACGGGTATCTGCGGATTACAGATTTTTTTTCCGCCCATTGCCATCCCCCTCAATAGCAATTTTGTTCATACATAAGGGAAATTAAACAATTGGACCATCCCGTTCATTCAGTAATAAGACCACTCTTatctattgaaaggacccgtcctaatccatccggacaaagtccatatcgattacaaacgattcacaatagttggttacatcgcgaggtacttgacctctatatgatacattttacaaacattgcattcgtttttaaaagacaaaccttcttTACATTGATAGTTGACGGCaaacacaccatttcataatatatctaactataagtgacttaataataatcttgatgaactcaacgactc
This genomic interval carries:
- the LOC139895715 gene encoding uncharacterized protein, which encodes MAMKCGRKNLKRAVNDETLNLQQGQSIMQVVSLRGNNQIEVIDAKGDKVLAIFPAKFQKSMWIKRGSFVVVDDSGREEAVESGSKVACVVLQVLFHDQVKVLQKSPEWPEIFRSVTVESSNVNSEENPSTAEDNEELDSSEDDGLPPLEANTNRRVHTVLQSDTESESDIEDS